GCGCAGGCGCGCTGCGAGAGGGCGCGCGCGATGGCGGCGCCGCGCTCGTTCGCGAGGTCGAGGGTGGTCGCGATCGTGACGGCGTAGGCGAGCAGGTAGAGCGCGCCGAGGCGGTAGTCGTGCCAGAGCTGATCCCAGGCATAGTCGCGCACGCCCGCGGCGCGCATGCCATCGAGGTAGCGCCGTAACAACTCGCGCTCGTGGGCGCGGCGCACCTCGAGCTGAAGACTCTGCGTGAAGTAGTAAGCGAGATCTTGGCCCGGCGAGGTCTTCGTGATCGACTGCCAATCGACGATCGCGAAGGGCGGTTGCGCGGGCTTCGCAGCGAAGAACATGTTCTCGAGGCGGAAGTCGGCGTGGCCGATCACCTGCGGCCCGCTGCACAGGCGCGTCAGGATCCCGCGCGTGCTCGGCCCGACGCGGTGGCCCCACTGCTTCACGCGCGCCGGGATCAGCGCCGCGAGCTCGTTCTCGAAGCGCGGCCAGCCGAACGCGAAGCCGGCCTCCATCCCCGCGATCTGCGCGTCGTTCCCGTGGCTCGTGATCCACGCGAAACGCGCGTCGCCGGTGCGCCCGAAGCTCCACGCGTGAAACGCGGCCATCGCGTCGACCACGATCTCGGCCTCCGCGAGATCGCTGCCCGCGACCTGGTCGCCGATGCGCCGATCGCCGATGTCCTCCAGCAACAACACGAAGTCCGAGCTCGTCGGAGCGCGGCCGGCGAAGAAGCAGCGCGGATGCGGCAACGGGGTCGCGGCGGCGAGCTCGCTGTAGAAGCGGACCTCGCGGCCGTACATGTCGTAGGTGTCGGCGACTGCGCGGTTCGAGGCGATGGGCGACGGGAACTTCGCGATCAGCGTGCGCGGCACGCTCGCGGCCTCTCCCGCGTACTCGAGCGCGACTCTCGCGACGACGCCGATCAGGCCGCCGCCCGCGCCGAGCGGCTTCGCGTCACAGCGCGCGACGTGCGTCGCCGAGCCGATCGCGCCGCTGCTGCGCAGCGCGTCGGTGAGCCAGGCAGCCGAGAGCGCTTCGGCGCTCTGCGGAAGGCGAGTCAGGTCGATGCCCATGGCCGCATGCAGCCTAGTAGGGCGACTGTCCCCCGTCGACGTTGAAGAACGCGCCGGTGATGCCGCGGCCCGCGTCCGACGCGAGCAGCACGGCGACGGCCGCGATCTGCTCCACGGAGTTCAGCTCGCCGGTGAGCGTCTTCGCCTTGAACACCTTCTCGATCATGTCCTCGTAGCTGAGCCCCATCGCGGCCGCGGTGGTCGGCCCGCCCTGCGTCACGGCGTCGGTGAGCACGAGGCCGGGGCAGATCGCGTTCACCGTGATGCCGAGACGCCCGACTTCTGCAGCGCCGGACTTGGTGAGACCGTGGATGCCGTGCTTCGCCGCCGCGTAGCCCGCCATCCCTGGCACGCCCAGCTTGCCCTCGACGGACGAGATGTTGATCACGCAGCCCGA
The window above is part of the Deltaproteobacteria bacterium genome. Proteins encoded here:
- a CDS encoding phosphotransferase, with translation MGIDLTRLPQSAEALSAAWLTDALRSSGAIGSATHVARCDAKPLGAGGGLIGVVARVALEYAGEAASVPRTLIAKFPSPIASNRAVADTYDMYGREVRFYSELAAATPLPHPRCFFAGRAPTSSDFVLLLEDIGDRRIGDQVAGSDLAEAEIVVDAMAAFHAWSFGRTGDARFAWITSHGNDAQIAGMEAGFAFGWPRFENELAALIPARVKQWGHRVGPSTRGILTRLCSGPQVIGHADFRLENMFFAAKPAQPPFAIVDWQSITKTSPGQDLAYYFTQSLQLEVRRAHERELLRRYLDGMRAAGVRDYAWDQLWHDYRLGALYLLAYAVTIATTLDLANERGAAIARALSQRACA